The proteins below are encoded in one region of Corvus hawaiiensis isolate bCorHaw1 chromosome 3, bCorHaw1.pri.cur, whole genome shotgun sequence:
- the LOC125323323 gene encoding sulfotransferase 6B1-like yields the protein MEKPKKIFTDLVDKAVAAANSMHRDELLFSYKGIRYPITICSPEIFKALESFEARSDDIVLAGYLKSGTNWLSQIINDLIAVSKKKTQGRESNVNDEELGEFPYLEVGDAEKYERMTKLPCPRFMVTHLRPENLPKSIFKNKVKILLLLRNPKDVATSFYHFSNGIATLPSYETWDDFFTDFMTKKLAWGCYLEYLSEWNKYIDEENIMTITYEELKENRALGVKNIAAFLGIPLTEEELQFVAERSSFQSMKKNSENTHGAFGDVFFRKGVVSDWKNIFSEDQNEKMDKAFEEHVAGTKLGKKLKYDLYCKA from the exons ATGGAGAAGCCCAAGAAAATATTTACGGATCTCGTAGATAAGGCAGTAGCAGCTGCTAACTCAATGCATCGTGATGAACTGCTTTTTTCTTACAAAGGAATTCGCTACCCTATCACCATTTGCAgtcctgaaatatttaaagccTTGGAGTCTTTTGAAGCCAGAAGTGATGATATAGTTTTGGCGGGATACCTTAAATCTg gcaCAAACTGGCTGAGTCAGATCATAAATGACCTGATAGCTGtatctaaaaagaaaacacagggtAGGGAAAGCAATGTGAATGATGAAGAACTAGGAGAATTTCCCTACCTTGAAGTTGGAGATGCTGAGAAATATGAG CGAATGACCAAATTGCCTTGTCCAAGATTTATGGTTACTCATCTTCGTCCTGAAAATCTTCCCAAGTCTATCTTCAAAAACAAAGTCAAG ataCTGTTACTGCTTCGTAATCCAAAAGATGTAGCTACATCTTTTTACCATTTTTCCAATGGCATTGCTACTCTTCCCTCCTATGAGACCTGGGATGATTTCTTCACAGATTTCATgacaaagaaat tgGCCTGGGGATGCTACCTTGAATACCTTTCTGAATGGAACAAATACATtgatgaagaaaatattatgaCAATAACTTATGAAGAGCTAAAAGAG AATCGTGCCCTGGGTGTGAAAAACATAGCTGCTTTCTTGGGAATTCCTCTGACTGAGGAAGAGCTTCAGTTTgtggcagagaggagcagcttcCAGTCTATGAAGAAAAACTCAGAGAATACTCATGGGGCATTTGGTGATGTTTTCTTTCGCAAAG GTGTTGTAAGTGactggaagaatattttcagtgaagatCAGAATGAGAAAATGGACAAAGCATTCGAAGAACATGTAGCAGGAACTAAACTCGGAAAAAAGTTGAAGTATGACTTGTACTGCAAAGCCTGA